One genomic window of Arachis stenosperma cultivar V10309 chromosome 10, arast.V10309.gnm1.PFL2, whole genome shotgun sequence includes the following:
- the LOC130958068 gene encoding protein spotted leaf 11-like, which yields MDLKHQTINTHLSNLSSHSHTTRLAALRHLRLLSNQDPAARPIISAAGAIPHLLDALFSSSHSIQDNAAATLLNISISDRLPLLSTHHLLDAIAHLLSRHATSSSPNAVQSAAATLHCLLSFVPEFRPTVGARRDILHSLIGIIESSDSPRRSVKDALKASFGIALHGPNRAIMVQLGAGSALFHLVTKERIKKIGIMEDATAVIAQIAGCEESEEAFREVSGIPLLSSLLESEGSSLRTKENAVSGLLNLVRCSGDETVTEVREKTVSVEALDGIVYVQEHGSAKGKSKAVALLKLVFDGGSSCNKNCGDLYPVEPDS from the coding sequence ATGGATCTCAAACATCAAACTATTAACACCCACCTTTCTAACCTCTCCTCCCACTCCCACACCACTCGCCTCGCCGCCCTCCGCCATCTCCGCCTTCTCTCCAACCAAGACCCCGCCGCCCGTCCCATCATCTCCGCTGCCGGCGCCATCCCCCACCTCCTTGACGCCCTCTTCTCCTCCTCCCACTCCATCCAGGACAACGCCGCCgccaccctcctcaacatctcAATCTCCGACCGCCTCCCACTTCTCTCCACGCACCATCTCCTCGACGCCATCGCCCACCTCCTGTCCCGCCACGCCACTTCATCCTCCCCCAACGCCGTCCAGTCCGCCGCCGCCACACTCCACTGCCTCCTCTCCTTCGTCCCTGAATTCCGTCCCACGGTAGGTGCCAGGCGCGACATCCTCCACTCTCTCATTGGCATAATCGAATCTTCCGATTCGCCAAGGAGATCAGTGAAGGACGCGCTCAAGGCGTCATTTGGAATAGCGCTGCATGGGCCGAACCGGGCCATAATGGTCCAGCTCGGTGCAGGATCAGCGCTATTCCATCTGGTGACAAAAGagagaattaaaaaaattggaatCATGGAAGATGCGACTGCAGTGATAGCGCAAATTGCGGGGTGCGAGGAGAGCGAAGAAGCGTTTCGTGAGGTTTCGGGGATTCCGTTGTTGTCGAGTTTGTTAGAGAGCGAAGGAAGTAGCTTGAGGACGAAGGAGAATGCGGTTTCGGGTTTGTTGAATTTGGTGAGATGCAGTGGTGACGAAACGGTTACGGAAGTTAGAGAGAAAACCGTTTCTGTTGAGGCCTTGGATGGGATCGTGTACGTGCAGGAGCATGGTAGCGCCAAAGGGAAGAGCAAAGCTGTGGCCTTATTGAAGCTTGTGTTTGATGGTGGAAGCAGTTGTAACAAGAATTGTGGTGATTTGTATCCAGTTGAACCTGACTCTTAG